The DNA sequence TGATAaaagtaaatgaaataaataaagtaaataaagtGACAAAgtaaagtataataaatacctatatagaaaaaaaaagtgaaTGAAATAAACCaaagtaaaaaaattcttctctTATCTGTTAACAGGCAACCGATTGGTGGTTGAATGACATGTACCTGTCTGTGCCTCTGGCTTTACCAATTAATAGTAACCCTGGCCTTGCGGCAAGGTCCAAAACATTTAGCAACCAGAAAGAAGCTGCAGTGTTCCTCGCCAGATTTTTAACAGAGCTGCTAAACTATCAAGAAGTATTAGATAGGTAAGAATAGCCTTTTCGTAATACTTAATGATGGAATtcacaaattataaatatgaaCCTAATTAAGGAAGTATTGCGGGTAGAATGATCTCTTCAAAGAAATCGAACGTACCTATGGAAACACGTTTTAGGCAATTTCGATAGGAGAACATTAAAATTTCAGTACCGTATTGTAAACCCCGCAGCTTTTGTATACAGTGCCGGACAAAATTATTCTTACACTTTTGAGAACGGAATAACTTTTTTCAAATTGGGcaaacaattttgaaaaagttGCAATCTGTTGGACCGCGAAGAAAAGAGCGAAGGATACTTTTTGTAACTTCTTTATGTAATTGAAaatcaatgaaaatttaaataacacATTTTAAAGAGTTATGTTAGCTATATACACACTGAAAATTTCGTGGGCATCGCTTGAAGCTTCTATGGGCTACAAACAGTtaaagatgataaaaataacatttaataaaatatagattaAGATAACTATAGATAAATATAGATTAAGATTAAGATATAGATTAAGATAATAAATCTACATTTTTGCCCATATTTCGGTGCCAGTTGTTTCTGTATCAACCGatttcgacgaaattttcaCCGTGCATATAACTGACATAACTCTTCAAAATCAGctgtttaaattttcattaaatgcCCATATAAGAAACCATATAAAAACctttctttacttttttctttgcCATTTCGACCAACTGCAATTTTCCAAAAACTCTTTTTACGCGTCATCTAATAAACTAGTGCCTCTAACTTCTCGCGAAAGCTCAAGTCGTCCCGtgcaatttgaaaaaaattacgCTTGAAAAAAGTTATTCTATTTTCAACGATGTTCAAAGATGAATACTTTCGTCCAGTACCGTATGTACGCatacatgaaaaatatacatatcgTAATTCTACGCGCGTTAATTGCAAAAACCACGTTTGTAATCTACACACATTCTGTACAAAACTTGATATATTAAATGtgtacattaaaataaattaaaaaggtaAGAATAATAAATGGGTAAGAAGATTCGTAAATAAGTATCGTAGCATTATCAGTCGTCATAATGTTATGAATATGAATGATGTTATGAATAACGTAATGCTTGAATGAATCAAAGAAGAATGATCGCCTTTTCTTATGTCTCACATTTTTCTTAAGTATAAAAGTCAGAGAGTGTAgggaaaaggaaaggaaacagaaagaaaaatggaaatggAACGACTGGGGGAGGAGATTCGAAAGTTAGGAGTCTTTTAAAAAAACGCCTTTATCCCAGATACGGCTCGAACCATCTTAGAAGAGGCTGACTAACGATAAGCTAATCGCCGACGCGAGGCTTACAGCCGAGGTGGAAGAAGGCGAACGCACGTGGAAGAAACACGGTTCGCACTAGAAGGAAGAGCTTCGTCATTTGAGACGGTGATTCGAGCGGAGGACAAAAAGAAGCCGCAGCAAAATCAATTTACCGAGGGAGCAGCACGCCTGCGAGGAAATCCGGCTTGTAGGATCCATAGAACACAGCCATAAAGAGAGACTCGTCGAGACGCAAGCGAAACGCAAAGGATACTTCTGCATAGAAAGCCTCAAAGCCCTCGGTATCCTGTATCCGGACGGGAAGGAACCACCGACTGCGAGTGCCTCTTTCTTTTCGGCAACTAACGCAAATTCGCCGAGACGTACTAAGACTGACAGTGAATCGTATTGCTGCTTTAAAAGATACAGTATTTTCTCCATAATTGGTCGAAAATCGAATTTCCTCGGCGATGAATTATCGGTGTACAGAACTCGATTGtataacgataataattgtgataattatataataatggTGACTGTGTAACAAAATAATAAGAGAAAGTGGTGCGAGAGTCGACTGATGAAAAGAAACATATCGGTTGGACAATGTTAATGTAACAACagaacttttttattttcaatttttgttgaaTAAATCTATTACCGATGTAATTGCgagatttttttaattaaacaagGCCCAACACGATATAATTTGGAGCATATTTGTTTACTGACTGACATTAACTTATTTTTTTTCGTCtgttatatatacaataaacaTTGGATTGTTGCACAAAAGTCGGGACGCAGGTTTTACAATTATTTGAAGGTAGGAACAATTCTACTTCTGAAAACGGAGGTCTTAGACGTCTCGAGCGTAAAGAAAAACAACACGAGTGAAAGAGAAACAGGAATTGAGAATCGAAGCGCTCAGCGAACATTAAAAGTCCTGGATTAAAAGTCCATTAAAAAGCTGAACCCTTTAACtcaaaaatcaaattttcttatttttaacttGTGACCAATGATACTTTTATCAACATTTTTGTTACCTTTTTCTGGTTAAAACGATACCAAACACGATATAATTTGACGCATATTTGGTTACTCTATACATGACAATCAAATACATTTGGGAAagtgtataataaatataattatgtcGTGTTTGGTCTCATTTTAATCAGAAAAGTTTTACAAATACGGCAAtaaaagtttaatttaaaaaacgttgaaaataaaaaagtttcacTTTTAAATTTGCATCTACGTACATCATCTCAGCGATATCTGACATTGGATCACGTTACACCACTCGACCACCGCGGGTTGTCGAACTTCTCGATGCGTTAAGGGAAACCTCCTCCCCGTGGTGGGATGCCGACCATGCAATCAACGAGGGGTTATTTTTCTGCAATTATCGCCTGTTTACTGTacatataaatgtaatttaagcTATATCGTGTTTGGTCTCATTTTAACTAgaaaaatttcacaaatatgttagtaaaatattgattttaaacAATCAGAAATGGAATAGTTTCATCATTGTCTCATGGGTAATTAGCATTGTTTCATGGACGATTGAAATCGGATTACACATTTcagttttaacttttttataGTTGTGGAGGGGAACTCCACTCAACAGTGGAGATGACGATCGACCGGTTATAAGAAACATACTGGCGATAAATTACAGAAAAGGTACTGCAgttctttttcttcgatttgGCGATTGAAGAAATTGCACCAATAAGGAGTCAGATCTCATTTTATATACGTATTAATCATATGTTATTAGATGTATACAAATGAATAATCAAAATTTTTCGATGGAGCTGgaagtttatttaaaaaattattattattattcaaacaAAGTATTTGTTTTTGTGTTCTATGACCTTAATGATGAATTTCATTATGGAAGAATGGAACGTTCAAAACAAAGGAGAACGTCCTGTGAAATTTCTGCACGACAATACTGGATCACACTGCTTCTACAACAGAAGACGTGGCAACGAGTCTTATGTAGGACATGCTGCTGGAGCCAGTTTATTCGCTAGACATTATTGCTTTAGATGACTACCAGTTCCGATCACTGCAACACGCTTTATTCGATGCTCACTTTTTCAACTAGTCACCGGATGGAATAAATCGTTGAAGATCAGATCTCGTCTAAAGACACATTTGACATAATTCATCGTTTCGCTGATAGATGACTCAAAATTATAGAAAGCAACGGCGAATAGTTTGACTGAATAACATTCTGTATCTTTTCTCAAGTAAACCTCaggttcgttgaaaaattggagttatacatgtcggagatgaaagccgaagcctttccttggaaatttttaggaacatcctctagtactctagcctagattttatcatagctgtaattgttcgagatttgtgatagcgagattgggttcgaggtgacaattggtcgccgaacgtagccacggtcacgggatggacgttTTGCCTAAcagaggtctggagtggttgtatgagttttccgagaaatgtggttgtggcggcatgcggcctcgggagcgggcctagccacgtatgatgttgcctcggaggtgccgatacaatgggacatacattgtattaataatcaaactccaggcagaaactgcctagcaacggcgtttggaactttctcgatgtttccaacgAGTGTGTATCAAACTTCAGGCAGagactgcctagcaacgggcgtttggaaccttctcgatgcttccaaacgaatatagaaaacaaatgcaatcgtacagcgagaaaaatctccacgaggctggcattcgtgcgattgccttggagagtgacaTATCGAGCATTTTCAACAATCGTATTTTGCGCCTAAGATTAGTTTACGCTTAGTAAAGGGTTAttccgttgaccgtggattcgtttgaacccaaaAACATTGTTACTAGTGTTCATTAAACTTATCATtcgtacaatttattattcactAACTTTATCATTCGTCaaacttattattcattagtcttattatttgttaagctttgTGATAGTCTTgaatatacgtgtaaatataatctcggctttgtgaaacaatggctaattcacgTGAAGAGTTGTTACAAAATTCTAATCATAACCCGACATACATTTGTACACCTAATATTTATAGAATGCACACTTGCACAATGTCGCTTATCCATATGGGTCTGCGTGGAAGTTCAAACAGCCGTGTTTTAAAAACGTTGACACCACTTCACGTGACGCTCTGTTTATCGTTTCTTCGGTCGATAATACAATGAGCGAGACAGTAGTACCGCCTTTCGACGCACAAGTTATAATTATTAAGCTTTAGTCGTTGAGGGCACAAAACTCACTgaaattttgcataaatcgcGACTACAGTTTGGGGATGAAACATTATCGAGAACCCAAGTGTTTGCGTGACGTTTTCCAGTGGACGTCGATACGTTCAAAACACGTCGCGTCCGTGACGCGTGAGACAAGTGTAACGCTAGCAAACATCGATGCTGTTGGGGAACTGATCGAGCACGATCGACGCATAACAATCGACAAAATCTGCCCGAAAGTTAATATTAATCATGGAAACGTGGTTTCCCTCATTCAGAAGGAGCTACGGTTCCGCAAGACAGCGATTACTTAAAGAGGATCAGGAGGACGACGTTTCAGCAGCAACGAGGAAATAGAGTAATTCGCGTGCAATTGGCTTCTGACTCAGCCCTTCACTTTCTACGAAATTGGAATGAAAAAATTACCGATCCTCTGGCAAAAGTATATAGAGACAAATAACTCGAATATGTCGAAATACGTCGAAAAATAACTCGATTGTTctttctgaaatattttactgaaatataaaactataatatataaatacaaaactataaaatattcttaaataaagttattttaaatgaattattaaataaaactatacaaaatataaagaaatataaagttCGGTTTATATCTGACTGACCCTTGTATATGTATCTGTCTCGTAAAAAAAAATGCGAACTTTCATTTAGTCAACGATAAAgcaaagaggaagaaaaattctTGCAAGAAGAAGATCGGTAACTACGATAATGAGAttgttaaaattatacaaGTGCAATATTTTCTTATCGCAGATCCGGTTTGGAAATTGAACAAGTGAAGTCGAAAGATGGAAAGACTATGCAACCTCTGTGCATGGCCCAACATTACCAAATGTACCGAATATATCGACGACCAGGGTCAAACGGTGACGAGCAAGTTATTCTTGATAGAACTACATCGGGCAATCATATCATCGTTGCTCACCATAATCAGGTATATTTCTAAATACTCGAAACGAAACATTTTACGTGAAATTCTAGCGACGTGATCCAAGGACCTTTAGTAATGAGTAAATACATTCTATTGCTTTACTACGTCTTTTCGCCACTATATCGATTTTTTTGGTAATAGGATTCGTGGCTATGTTAATAGATGGAATTTATACTTAAATTTCGAACATACATTTGAAGATACCGTGATATTTAATGACCAAGTAAAGATGGAATTAATAACAATCTATTAAGAATCTAGTCTCTCCAAATACGCATGCTTTGCGTCCAGcaaaatttttctatatagaTCCTTTTTAGATCCTTCATCCTTCATAGATCCTTCATGGATCCTTTTTATATTCAGATATTACATTTACACATGCACGTATTTATTGACTTTTTACATTTACCTATATATGTATCTATCTAAAAATTTTCATCTGCCATACATATGCATCCACTGTGTACGttttaagtatatatatacgattatttctgtaattatcaaaaatatgaaaaaatgtttcaggCAAAAGTTGTATGCTATCGACTTGACTATTGTATTTCAAACTAAATGATTCCATTGAAAACTGTATTGTATTTAAAGTTGTATGATTCCACTTTCGTATGACCTCTCTACAGAAAAACTGATTACACCTGATTAAGTCACCTTCGATACCACACAACTTTTATCtgaaatatctttttgtaCTTTTGATACTTACACATCAAATAATTGCATAGACATTTGCGTAAAAAATTGTGCGTATACATTTAACGCGGACATACTGTATACGTCAgtacatattaaaataaatcttctCAAACAATATCCAATTGAAGATCTTTTGTTCTCCCTTGtcattcttatttcttttcgtttcatatttattttacagaaATACCGTTTCACGCCAGCTGTTCCACTCATACACGTGCAATTTGATTCCTATTTACGCTTTACTTATTTTAAGTTATGCAAGCTTAAGTAAGTGCacgaatatttcataatattatttaataatataacaattttctaatataattCGATCAAATAGTTAAGAACTTCTCAACCAACGTTTTCCTCACCTAAAATTACTTGCTTTTGAAAATTGGagaatacaaaatttttaaatcatctcGTCATTTGAAACTGGAAATTGTAAGAAATACAAATCTGAAAAAGAATTATCTTCTTAATACGGTACTAGTTCTTTTATCGctgttttaaattttcttatatacataattcgtatattttatatgtacatatatggttataaaatatgaaaacattGATAGACATTTTATAGATACAGTTCAAAAATTGGTAAATATAAACAGTGCAAGAATGCACTTTGCGAAATTGAATTTCGGGCTCTGGAATTGAAAGATTAGACGAACACAAGTTATCCACTcatatattacgtatataaGATACATAAATAACGTGACAAAGAAACACTTGAAGGTgccaaaaataaaaaatatatataagctTACAGAATATATGTAGATGTAAGATCTAAATATCAACATATTACACattacatattacatatttttatcagCAATCATGCACGTTAAAAGACTGAAAACAGCCCTCAAAgtcaattttcgaaatctcCAATATGAATCATCGAAGAGTGCTGGTAAAAAAATTCTGTAAATGctaagaaacaaatttttcaggAGGAAGAGAAATCTTATCGATGTTACACATTGACGTAGTcgaaattcataaaaaaaaatggtaTCTAGAGAAAAGCCTGTATGTGCCACCTCTTAGTTGTAAGAAAAGAATATTCCATTCGTTTAGATAGATGGCATAAGACAAAAGCCAAGAGACAATTAACTAATGTTTATTGGCACATTTTTTTCTGCAGGGGCGACGTTGTGACATCATTTTCTGGCATTATTAATAACtatttagaaagaaaaattgcacTTAAATTCTATACCACAGTATTCTCATTGATATGTGGAACATTTTCCACCAAAAGATCAGAATTTTTCTATCATGGCACTTACAGTGTTTTGTACAAACACTCTTCCATTAATTTAGTCGAATAAAGCAATAATACCACAGTGTGCAAACTGATTTGACATTCACAAAATCGTTATTTTCTCATCGCTGCAATATTTAACGAGATACTCGGATCAATGGATATGTATAAATTCAGAGAGTGAACTTTTTCACAGTTTTATAGCGTGCCTGTTAGGGCTTCCGACCGAGGGCGCATAACTGAAGCCGAATTAGTTCAACAAATTCTAAAGATCATGGCAACTAAAGCTGATCCTAGAACTCCGCCAGTCGGTATCCTCACAACGATGAAAAGACCAGCTTGGGCAAAAGCTAGAGAAGAATTACTCAGACGTACGTATGTTTATAACTTCCTCTTTAACAGTAATTATGCGATTAATTTACCAATACAACACCCTTGCAATAGTCACActgatatattaattaatacagGAATTAAAACATCcaactaaaaataaaatcttcgAGTTATAGAGGTTACGACTTGCCGAAATTTCCGAGTAAAAAAAGTTTAGCGAATGAAAATTCGACATACGGAAGCTTCGTACGAAGGcacaatttaatattttaagctTCCGCTTAGAACACATTTTATTCGATGTACACAATTGCAGAAGATACAGACGTGGAACATGGCATTTACGCGTTCGACTGATAAACGATTAGCCTTTTACGCGCGTGTTCGAAGGGCGAAGCAGTAAGAATACAGCTTGTGTCGTCTTACGTTATTAGAGGCGATCCTAACGGTTAGAAGAAAGGAAACAATATCGAAGGATTGGTTTCTCACATCTTGTGATACGCGGCATAGCTATAGGTGCATTTCGACTTGCAGAGATAAACTTCGACCTGCAAAGGTCTGGCTATTGCAAATTCAAGTTTCAGAGGTAAAATAACGCATCTGGACAGGTGACAAATAATTCGAGTTAAAGTGAGTTTTATCTCGACTTCTAGAGGTTTTCGCAGCACAAATGAATAAAGTTGTAGTCTTATAGAGATTTTCGAACTATAAAGTTTATTAGATTGCAGcatattataaaatgttaaagaaaaaagaacaagaaatatttatatccatTTGCTGATGTCGATATACTCTGTACAAACGAAGGTACGACTCACACCATTGCCAAGCAGTTAGAGTAATCTTGTTGCAAGTTCTCCGGCAACCCTTGCTGCTACATACCCTCCTACGGCATAATTAACCGGCTGTTCTGCTCTCGCCAATATTCGCAATATTCCCATTATCCTCGTAACCCGACCTTACCCAATGACAACCTACGACCTACGTCTATAAATCGAATGAAGGTGTAACAAGCTAACGACGATACGTGGTTGGGTTCGTTCCCTCGTCGTGCAGAGCAAGTATCTTTAACCCTTTATCAGGTCGTTATCTTCAAccgaaaaattttattacgtgACCAGCCAATAAACGacatttctaatatttttacaaattaaagtTTATGCTTCTTGTCTTGAGAAGGAAAAGATTATAAATGTTTGTAAATTTATCTATATGTATGCAATAGTCTTGTGCATATGTATGCAATTGTTGTATTCCATGTTTTATTACTAAAGATTCtaatttatatgattataaagtaattattaaatttgcacTTTTTGTTTCATTGCATTAAAGTTTGATTTGGAACAACTTCATACTACattgacaaaaaataaaatgaaaaaggtAATTTGTAGCTATTTCTAATTTGAAAggtaataaaatgaaatatttcaggAACCGTTTTACGaacaaaattgtattatattaacGTTATTAAATTTGCTAGAATTTTCGTGCACAGGTTGacaaatttttgcaaataaGCATTCATATTGAATCGGGGAACGTGGAGTAAAAATTATTGAGCTCAACGAGTCgactaaaaaaaattattgaataacagtaaattttgaaaaataagatattCCGTATgcctataattattttatctcgATTACCAACGATAAAATTTATGGACTCAGACTTTACTGAAGCAATACATTTCAAAGTTACATACATCACTAAGAGTTCTTATAACGTCGACAATGTATCGACAGTATGCCATTTTCATGGAAGAATCGTTGCTAGTCAATTGTGCGAGATTTTCCCTTGCTCTTATTAAATACACAATCAAGAAACACATTCTAATAGGAAACTGTAATTACGTGAGTAATAAACGATAATATAACccaaagaaagaaataaaggcAAAAGAATTTTGCAGACGAGCAAAATCGGCACAATCTGGAATTGCTGGAGAGATGTCTGTGCGTGGTATGCATCGACGACGATGTACTGCCAACAACGTTCAATAATCCCCTGAACAAGGAAGATCGATGGATCGGCGACCGAGATTACGCTAACGTGCTTCATCATGTTCTCCACGGCGGAGGTTCCAGACATTTGGGTGCAAATCGTTGGTTCGATAAAACTTTCCATGCTATTCTTGGCAAGGTATATACCTACCTACAACTACACGCTATACCCGATTAAGAGAAAAATTGTAGTTTCACATTGAAGCAACAACTTTTTCTCCGCGCAACGTTATTTCTGTCCACTCGAGAGTTATTCTTATTCGAGCGATCTGTTTCATTTTCCCATCCAAGTTCCTAGGTCGGTTTGTCATTCCGCATAGGAATGGGAAGAAAACTTGGAAAACATATGTACACGTACATAACTGGTGGTTACTACGATGATAATATAGCCGTTACTTCTATTACGGTCGCTAGCACATTTCCAtgataatttgtaatttctctCATTCTGCTCTCGTTTCATGCTATTATATTTGAGCCAATGAAGCATCCTGATCGCTTTATCCTCTCTCTCGATGCAATATCCTGCCTAGATCCACCGAATTCGTAACAATCAGTAACGACTAACTCATTTTCGCCACTTAATGTATCCTTCGTGTGTGAACTTGATACAATGATAGAACATCGATAAGATGGAAATGATTGGAGATATTTTGTAGACAACACTGTaagtggaaaaattaaaaactgtTGCTCCTTTATCGCGTAATGACCTACTTGCTAATGGGAACACTGTAGTATAAAATTGAAGAGATAATTTCTATTTCCAAATAATTACTACTACTCCAACATTATCTCTGCATATACGAACAATATTGCACTCAATATAGGTGCCATTAAAAACGATAGACATGCGATAGACATGGTCGAACACATAGACACTAAATATCAccaattttataacaatacTTACTCggaacgttataagatatagcTTAATAATGAACACAAAaagaacattttgaaaaaccatatttttttatttttatataagttATTTAGAGCTAAACAGTATTGGTACTTACAATGCATGCAAATTTAAAATGAGTGACACATTCAGTTTTTTCTACAACTAAGAAGCACATACAACTTTTCTACTAAAACAATTCCCTTTCTGATGAACATATTAGTtctaaaaatggaaaattttgtGACGCATTTGGATTATTTCGTACATTTAAGATTTTATAGTAAacaaaacaaatgaaatttcaaaaataagtTCCAGAAGGTTTCTCTCTGTGCTAAAAAGTTTGATGTTTGGCACTTAGTGAAATGTTCAATCGTTTCTTGGCTTTTGTCTATTCTATCTGTCTAAATGAATGGAACATCGAGTTTTCCTTACAACTAACGGGTGATATATACAGGCTTTCCCACGAATacacttttctttttcgtgaATTTGGATTACATTGACGCGTGAGGTTTCTTTTCTTGATTCTTATATCTTATATCTTTTCTGATTGATTCTTATATCTTTTCTTATAGAGAGTAAAAACTAActgttatttaacaaaattatttattatagaaataacatTTAGAAAGAGAAATTGCACTTCGATTCTGTGCTGCAGTATTATCATGTAGAGCATTTTCCGctaaaaaatcaaaattttccaattttcacGCTTACAGTGTTTTCCACAAGCGCTCTTCAGTTCTCCTTCACAGGTGGCAGATTTCGTTCGCGTGTCAAAGTCAGCAAGTTTCAGGAAAATTGTTCTGTAAATGGccgaataatataatattctaccGGAAAAGTGTGTCAAATTGAAACGAGGACGGCTAAGGGTTAGATTGACTATTATGCGTATCATCTTCTCACGTTATTTGTATACTCTATTTCACTTGTCTGTTTACCAAGGACGGAATGTGGGGCATGAACTACGAACATTCGGCCGGCGAAGGTCCAgcaatttttattacgttCGAAGAACTAACAGAAAAGGTCGATGCCATGTCGCCACCCGAGGAAACTACGGTACCTTCGCATCTACCTGCGCCAGAAAAGCTGGAATGGCACCTATCCGAACAAAGCCTCAGCGATATCCAAGATGCAATGATATCTTTCGACGCGTGAGTAACGATGAAACATTCTCGATTGTCAAAAAAACTTCGTAGTTAAACTTTACGTTTCCTAACATCTTATATTATGGTCCGGTTCCTAAAGTCTTAATCTCGACGTTCTGAAAAACGAAGCAAAGCAATTTTCTTATCCTTGACTTTCATCATATTTTGAGTGATGGAATCTTTATATCGTTTGAAATCTATATTACTTTCATGTATTTTAATGTTGCACTTGTATATAGATTGCATTTCGTATACAGATTGAGATCTTTACACTCACGATCAATGACGATACTAACCCTTAATGCTCCGACTTTTAATTGTGAATATCGACCGGCAACTCCAACTTATTCTCATCATACTTCGACTTGTAAGTTTTTAAGTGTCAGATTTTAACACGTTGGTCGCCACGTCACCCATATCTGTGTGACTGGTATACTTTCGTGGGGGCCCCGTAACCCAAATATGGGTGACGCCCTTCTTGTTggagttaattaaatataaaatattatatataggatatataacataaaaatactaaaaagacattataccatactttttattaatttatattctggataaaatattacattatgctACGTCGCATGgtattcgttaaaatattccaaacaCATTTGGGGCGATTTTGTACACTTCGAACAATATGTTGCAGTTCTTTTTACGTTTTTTCTTGCTTCTTGGCGTGCGACAGTTTGCCTCTTCTTCTCGTAACATAGGGCGCACATCCTTCTTATAGGCTTGCCCTGCTGATTCTTACGAATCTCCAAATGGCGGGACACCTTCGTTTTTTTCCGATGGTTGTCGGGCACAGTATTTCCTGAGGACACATCGGACCATTCGGAAACGAAAATTTCCcgaaattttcttatttgaatttgtttgtttgtggATGTTTGGTACACAATATGAGCAGTTACTATAGTTGTTCCTAAGAG is a window from the Bombus huntii isolate Logan2020A chromosome 6, iyBomHunt1.1, whole genome shotgun sequence genome containing:
- the LOC126866941 gene encoding choline O-acetyltransferase isoform X1; translated protein: MYLSVPLALPINSNPGLAARSKTFSNQKEAAVFLARFLTELLNYQEVLDRSGLEIEQVKSKDGKTMQPLCMAQHYQMYRIYRRPGSNGDEQVILDRTTSGNHIIVAHHNQFYSVPVRASDRGRITEAELVQQILKIMATKADPRTPPVGILTTMKRPAWAKAREELLRHEQNRHNLELLERCLCVVCIDDDVLPTTFNNPLNKEDRWIGDRDYANVLHHVLHGGGSRHLGANRWFDKTFHAILGKDGMWGMNYEHSAGEGPAIFITFEELTEKVDAMSPPEETTVPSHLPAPEKLEWHLSEQSLSDIQDAMISFDALVEDLDLCILWFQEYSKEFIKSHKISPDVYIQLALQFTHFRLHGNLVATYESAGIRRFALGRIDCIRAASPEALAWAKAMCQGDPESQTTNQQSNTLDDGIKRQERIKELFDLAVQRQTKEMNDNINGYGIDNHLMGLRYAAQEAGEPIPDIFTDQAYKIVNHFALSTSQVTSKNDAIIGYGPVVPDGYGCAYNLRSNGIIFSVSAFHSDGRTNATRFAQTLKQSLWDMADMLNRANQR